The DNA segment AGAGCCTGCCTGTCCCTGGGGCCCTGGAGCAGGTGGCCAATCGGCTGAGCAGCAGAGTGGCTGCAGAGGTTCCTCATGGCAGTAAGCAGGAACTGCCAGACCTCAGGGGTGAGTGGCACAGGTGGCATGGGTGCTGGCCAGGCTGGTTACACTCACAGGGAACTCTTGGGCCTGGGAGTCAATGTTTGGCTCCAGGTTGGCCACAGCTTTCTCTCTGGCATGCAAAGCACCAAGGAGACACTCGGCTTTCTTCACTCTTGAGCTTTTCCTGTCCCAGGCATACATGGCCTTGAGCCTTGGTCAAGGGAGGGGCATCCAGAGAAGCAGTAGTCATGGTCATCAAGAGCTCACACCCAGACTCAGTTCATTTGCTGACTTTGACTCTTGATAGCTGTGTGATCTTCTGCATGAAACTGCCTTGTCTGTTCATTGATTCTCAGGTCATTATTGAGTAGTGATAGGCATTGTGCTGGACCCTAGGGATGTGAGAGATGCAAAACAGACCTGGCCCTTGTCCTTGGGACCATTGAAGTTGGGGAAGCAGATAGGCAGTGATAAGGGCTCTGCAGAAGAGGGTGCAGACAGGGCACAACAGAGACAGTGGCTCGCACCTCCAACCTAGTGTTTGGGGTGTGAGTTAAGCTGCAGAGGGTGGCTAGGCCTTAGCTCTTTGAAGTGTGTGTCTGACAGGTTAGTGTCTGTGTGAAAACCCATGCCAGGACACCCTGGTACATTAGAGATCCAAAGGCATTCCACTGACTGGACCACAGAACAGAAGGgttctgcctcctgctctgtgtccttgggcacaactcttcctttttctgagcctcagtttcctttttacAAACTAGACAGGCCAATTCCCACCTCATTAGGGTCATTTTATGAGTGGGAGGGGTTGACGGAAGCAAAACACTCGCAGGGAGTCTGGGTGAGGGGGTGCccagaggaggagaggtgggagagCAGAGCCTGTGCGGCCTCACAGCTGGCTCTATTGGCCTCCGTTTTACCCTCCAGCCCAGAGCCTGACCACCTGCGAGGTCTGCGGTGCCTGCTTTGAAACACGCAAGGGCCTGTCCAGCCACGCGCGCTCCCACCTGCGGCAGCTGGGGGTGGCTGAGTCGGAAAGCAGCGGTGCCCCCATCGACCTCCTCTACGAGCTCGTGAAGCAGAAGGGCCTGCCTGACACACCCCTTGGGCTGCCCCCAGGCCTGACTAAGAAGTCCAGCTCGCCGAAGGAAGTGGTTGCTGGGGCTCCTCGACCTGGCCTACTTGCTCTGGCCAAGCCCCTCGATGCCCCTGCTGTCAACAAGGCCATCAAGTCACCTCCCGGCTTCTCGGCCAAGGGTCTGGCCCACCCACCCAGCTCCCCACTCCTCAAGAAGGCATCACTGGCCCTGGCGGGCTCCCCTACCCCCAAGAATCCTGAGGACAAGAGCCCCCAGCTGTCTCTGAGCCCCCGGCCGACCTCCCCAAAGACACAGTGGCCCCAGTCTGAGGACGAGGGgcctctgaacctcagtgagtgTGGGTCCTGGGAGCTGAGGGAGGTCCTGATGCTGGGAGAGGTGGGGCTCAGGTTGGGCTGCAGGGCTCAGGGTGGGGGCAGTGGAGACTACAGCACCTGCATCCTAGGTTGACTGGGTCAGGGTGTTGGTCAGGATGCTTGTCTCCTATGGGACTGGCCACGCTCACTGCGTATTATCATCTGTCTCCCATTTCACTtcgcttttttttcccccagaggccTAGCTGTGGTTACTGAGCCTGCCAGGGTCATCCTCACCATTTAGGGGCAGCTTTTGGCCTTCTCTGGGCCCAAGGGTTGGggagcaaaggaaaccaggacTACTGTGGCACACCATGGGTTCTGCAGGTAGACAGATGGTCCACCTGACAGGAGGTCCTGTGGTTGGCCCTGTCTCCAGGTCCTTTTCAGAGGTACTTCTGTGCCCAGGGGTGGAGCCCTACCTCCTGGGCTGCCGTGGGCATGGCAAAGAAAGgcttggggaggagttccctggtggcctggcattaaggatccagtattgtcactgctgtggtgtgggttcagtctcttgcctgggaacttctgcatgctgcaggtacagccaaaaaaaaagaaaaaaaaagggggggggagagaaaggctTGGGAAGAAACCTACCAGGCATGGTGGTTTAACAAAGGCATCCCTTAGGAAGTCAGGCCTTCCCACACATCTGTGGGCATTAAATCTAGGGGTAAGCCTAAGGTCTAGCTCCCTGCCCTGTGGGGCACCCCAGTTGTGCCTCATGTTCCAGTGAAGCTACTTCCATCATCTGCTGTATGTCTAGGAGCACAGTTCTGAGCAGGTGTGCCCTTGATTGTTTGATACTTAGCAGCTAGTGGGCCCTTGCTTTGCACCCCTTACTTATCCTGCACAGCTCCCATAGCTGGAGTCCCTGGGAAGAGGGCCTGGGTCCATCAGATTTGGCCACtgcctctgtaacctacatccTTAAGCTCTCTACACTCACCTTGATGCCAGAGGGCTAGGCAGGGAGCAGGACTTCTGCTTCTCAAAACCTCCTAAAATAAATCCGTGGCACGAGTCTTGGACTTCAACCAGCCTGGGCAGCTGAGAATCACACCAGGCCCTCCCACCTCAATTCCCCAGGGCCAGCCAAGGTGGCGGCCGTGAACCCCCCTGTGTTTTGTCTCCGCAGCTTTAGATAGTGACGGGGGCAGAGAGCTGGACTGCCAGCTGTGCGGTGCCTGGTTTGAGACCCGCAAGGGCCTGTCCAGCCACGCCCGTGCCCACCTGCGCCACCTGGGCGTCAGCGACCCGGACGCCAAGGGATCCCCCATAGACGTGCTCCACGGGCTCATCAGGAGGGACGGCGTCCAGATCCGCCTCCCACCCGGGCGCGGCGCCCTGGCCCAGCTGGGGCGGCCTCCTCCCTCTGCGGCCCTCTCCTTGCTCCCCCCCCCACCGTCGGCCAAGAAGGCCAAGCTGAAGGCCGCGGGTATGGCCAGCCCCTGGGGGAAGCAGGACCTCTCAGCCGCCGCAGCCGCTGGCATTTTCTGGGCCTCTGATGTGGAGCCGTCTCCTCTCAACCTCTGTAGGTTCTCGCTTCagccgcctcctcctccctgtgggCCCTGGAGCCCCTCCCAGGGGGGGTCACAGCTCCCTCCCTACTCCCACTCTGCTGGGGCAGGGAGTGGACAGGGGCCCTTAGCAGTGGACCATTTCTGCCCAGAGATCTTATTGGCTGCTGGGCCTTCTCTCTTGGCCTTTGATCTCCATGACTGAGACCTTCCCTAAGAACAAAGGCCAAGGGTGGGGTGCTACCTTTTGGTGTAGAAGGTGCCCATGGTTGCCCCAGTCTGGATGGCAGGGCTGCCACTTCCTGCCCCCATCCTTGTTGGGACCCGCAGAGCCATGGAGTCTTGATTCTGTCCTTTTCTGCCAGGACCCAGGGCCCATGTGCTCTCTGGAGCCTCCCTGTGCTCTTGCCAGGTGTCTGGCCCCCTCAACCCAGTCCTCAGTTCCCTCACTTGCACCTGCCCTCTGCCACCAACCCCAGCCCATGGACGTGCTGCTGTCCACGCCCAACCAACCAGGAAACCCACAAGTGATGATGCTAATGGCATCCATGGTGCTGACTGCCCTTTTCTCCTGCTGTAGCCTCGGGCCCAGAGCCAGCACGCGACATCCGCTGTGAGTTCTGCGGCGAGTTCTTCGAGAACCGAAAGGGCCTATCGAGCCATGCACGCTCCCACCTGCGGCAGATGGGCGTGACTGAGTGGTACGTCAACGGCTCACCCATCGACACGCTGCGGGAGATCCTCAAGAGACGGACCCAGTCCCGGCCTGGCGGACCCCCCAACCCGTCAGGGCCTAGCCCAAAAGCCCTGGCCAAGGTAGTGGGCAGCGGAGGTCCTGGCAGCTCGCTGGAAGCCCGCAGCCCCGCAGACCTTCACCTTTCACCCCTGGCCAAGAAGTTGCCGCCGCCACCAGGCAGCCCCCTGGGCCACTCACCAactgcctctcctcctcccacgGCCCGGAAGATGTTCCCAGGCCTCTCCTCACCCTCCCTGCCCAAGAAGCTGAAGCCTGAACAAATGCGGGTGGAGATCAAGCGGGAGATGCTGCCGGGGGCCCTTCATGGGGAGCCGCACCCATCTGAGGGTCCCTGGGTGGCGTCTCGGGAAGACCTGACCCCCTTGAACCTGTGTAAGTGTGACCCTGGGGCAGGACAGGGAGAACAAGTAGAGGGGTCTTCCCTGGCACCCCTCCCAGGGGGTATCCAGAACACCTGGGGTTGAAATGGAAGGGAAGTACACAGTTCAGAGGACAGGGGCTAGCTGTATGTTCCTGCTACACGGACCTTCAACTGCGCTGCTGCTTGATTAATCTTCATTCCTATGAGGGAGGCAGAATTGTGTCATTAGGCAAAGAGATTCTATCTTTGTGCCATCTTTAATCAGTTGGTAGTGGCTACCATCCAGATTCATAGAGAGACAGGCTGCTGCATCAGTTGGTGATGTCTGCCGTGGGCAAGAGTAGAGGTATTGGAAATGGGTGCCTTTCTGATATTCCTGGTTACTAAGTGCTTGACATTTGGAGTTCAAGTTAAGGTCTCAGCTTCTCCACAGTCCAGCAAGATATGACCTTGGGCAGTTTCCTCTTTTGGAAGATGGAGATCAGCATGGTTCCAACTCTGTACAGCTTTCCAAAGTGGTGTAAAGCTCTTAGCTTTAGCACAAGCTCTGTGTATGAAATAGTTGTAACATCCTTGTCACTCACTTCCCTCTCAAACTGTCCCTATATTCATTCTGCTCAGGCTggctgagctcctgctgtgtgccAAGCAGGTGAGGATGGCCCAGGCTTCTGCCTTAGTGCTCACCTGCATTTTATGTCTTCTCTGTACCACATGCTTTGAATTGCTCTTGCTTTAGGGCTCCCCTGCCCCAGTGCCACAGGGAAGTGTTttccatctccattttacagaggaggaaactgaaactcagtgTCACAGTATCACACAGAGGGTCACAGCCAAGCTTGCATCTGAGTCCAGGATCCAGGGAGCACTTGCTCCTGAGTACTTCACAATGTCATAGAGAGCTGTCATGAAGCCAGCTAGAATTTGAGGTGACAGAACAAGCAGAAGGGCTGGATGATGTGCACAGGGGCCTCTGGAGGCATATGAGGGAGCAGGTCTTTCAGGTCTGGGGCTGCATGGATGGGAAAACTGGGCACTTAACACTGACCTTGAGCTTGAAGGCTTCCTGCCCACAGCCACCgcctccttctcccccctcccccgaccccctgcAGCATCCCGGGCAGAGCCAGTGCGTGACATCCGCTGTGAGTTCTGCGGCGAGTTCTTCGAGAACCGAAAGGGCCTATCGAGCCATGCACGCTCCCACCTGCGGCAGATGGGCGTGACTGAGTGGTCTGTCAACGGCTCACCCATTGACACGCTGCGGGAGATCCTCAAGAAGAAGTCTAAGCCATGCCTCATCAAGAAAGAGCCACCGGCTGGAGACCTGGCCCCTGCCTTGGCTGAGGATGGGCCCCCCACAGTGGCTCCTGGGCCCCTGCAGGCCCCCCTGCCGCTAGCACCAATGGCTGGCCGGCTGGGCAAGCCAGGAGCTGGGCCAGCCCAGGTTCCCCGAGAGCTCAGCCTGGCACCCATCACTGGTGCCAAGCCTTCAGCCACCGGCTACCTGGGCTCGGTGGCAGCCAAGCGGCCCCTGCAGGAGGACCGCCTCCTCTCAGCAGAGGTCAAGGCCAAGACCTACATCCAGACTGAACTGCCCTTCAAGGCAAAGACCCTCCATGAGAAGACCTCCCACTCCTGTAAGCAGCGGGTGGCAGGGTCCTGGGAGGGCATCTGCCAGGGCCTATAGGGCTGGGCAATGCCATGCATACACTTATCCTCAGTGGGGATCAAAGCCCCAGTGGGAGGCGGGACTGGCTCCTGACCTGGGCTGTGCCTTCTGGGTACCCTTGCTCCCTTCGGGCTGGGGCTTAGCAGCACCCCCTCTGCCTGCAGCCACTGAGGCCTGCTGCGAGCTGTGTGGCCTTTACTTCGAAAACCGCAAGGCCTTGGCCAGTCACGCACGGGCACACCTGCGGCAGTTCGGCGTGACTGAGTGGTGCGTGAACGGCTCACCCATCGAGACACTGAGTGAGTGGATCAAGCACCGGCCCCAGAAGGTGGGCGCCTACCGCAGCTACATCCAGGGCGGCCGTCCCTTCACCAAGAAGTTTCGCAGTGCCGGCCACGGCCGCGATGGCGACAAGCGGCTGCCCCTGGGGCTGGCACCCGGGGGCCTGGCTGTGGTGGGCCGCAGTGCTGGGGGTGAGCCAGGACCCGAGGCTGGCCGGGCAGCTGACAGTGGTGAGCGGCCTCTGGCAGCCAGCCCACCAGGCACTGTGAAGGCTGAGGAGCACCAGCGGCAGAACATCAACAGTGAGTGCTGGTGGAGGAGGGTCATGAGCTGCCACCTGCTGGGGTCCACTCAGCTGCCCCCTGGGTTCTCTGTTGTGCATTTGCCCTTAAGTCACTTTCCCAGTTGCTCTCCTCTTCACTTATCCATTCTGCATCCCACCTGTCCCAAGGTCCAGGAGGTGTCCAGTCACCAGCTGTCCTGAATTAAAATTCCCTGCAAAGGCTGCCCTTTCATTTGCTGAAGGCAGGACCCTTCTCAGGGGCCTTGCCCTCTGGCTTATCTCCCATCCCTCTTCCTACCTTTCCCTGCCTTAGAATTTGAACGCCGACAAGCCCGCCCTCCAGATGCCTCTGCGGCCCGGGGGGGTGAGGAGGCCAATGACCTGcagcagaagctggaggaggTGCGGCAACCTCCACCCCGGGTTCGGCCAGTCCCCTCCCTGGTGCCCCGGCCCCCCCAGACATCACTCGTCAAGTTCGTTGGCAACATCTACACCCTCAAGTGCAGGTATGcagcccccaggggagggggggagaccACTCACCTGGGGATAGGCTGGCCAGAGCCTCTGATCGGGACTGGGGCTGGTCGAGGCAGGAAATATAGCCTCAAGGACTGCTCTGGGGTGTGCCTGGACCCAGGTTAAGGCTTCCTCACACACGGCAGCACCTCAGAGCACTGGGCTGAGACCCTAGGCTTTGTAGCCAGTAAGACCTGGGCTCAGTTGCTACCTCTGACATCAGCTTAGTGACCTTAAGCAAGAATTTCCTGCTCCATACCTCAATATTCCCACCTATAAAACAGACCTACATAATAGATTTGTTATGAGGACTCAAAGAGTCAAGTATTTATGAAGCACTCGAACTATGCCAGATGCATGGTAATCACTTGGCAAGTGTTTGcctgattaagaaaaaaataggtctTAGTTCATTCTTACCAAAGTCCATGGGTACATCAGAAGCCAGGAAACTGAGAATCTGAGATGTCCGGTGCCTGCCTCAGACCACACAGCCAAGTCAGAagtaggattcaaacccaagtctctGAAGCCATGAGCTCGAGTTCTGGGCCCTTATGCCACGAGGCCTCTTTTGGGGCTGAGAAGAAAGGGAGCTGGTGAGTTGGATGCATGAGTAGGGTACGTGGGAGTTAGTGCTTAACCCTTCTTTCCCTGGCTCCCATCCTTCTGTCCTGGGGCCTGGTGGGATAGGATCTGCTTCTCTAGGCCCTCTCCCACCTTGGAGGACATGCTTCAGTCAGCTGGTAGAGATGCTTGGGAAGCCAGATGGCCCATACCCAGCACCTGAGCCAGCAGACTGCCCTGAGCATAATAACAGGGGTCTCCATGTTGGAGACCGGTCTTACCATGACTCCACGTTGGGAAGAGGTAGCTGTACATGGGAGAACATCTAGCTTCTGGGTTCCTCTTCCCTCAAGGCCTGGATTTTCTTTGTTCACACTGAGTAGCAGCAGGTGTGCCTGATGCTCAGGGTGTAGCCAGGGCTATGCTTCTGCCTTTCCTCACTGCAGTGGccactccttcctctctctgttcCCTGACACAGGTTCTGTGAGGTGGAATTCCAGGGGCCCCTCTCCATCCAGGAGGAGTGGGTGCGGCACTTACAGCGGCACATCCTGGAGATGAATTTCTCCAAAGCGGACCCCCCGCCCGAGGAGCCTCAGGCCCCACAGGCACAGACAGCGGCGACAGAGGCACCCTAACACAAAAGCATTCCAGATACCCTCTCATGCCACCTGTctatctcctcttcctcctcagtctccttctcccactcccccttgTTTCTTTTCCGTTTCCAAAGGAGCAAGCCAAAACCTCAAACCGGCACCTTTTAGGGGCCGGGCACACTACAGCCGGGGCACTGGAAGCCAGCTAGCCACCCTTCCCCTAGCCCAAAGACTCTGGGGCCACACACAGGGCATCTTCCTTCAGCCCAcacccacctgcccacctggTTCGACAGGGGCAGTGGCCAGGTCTCTGGTGGCAGCCCATCTGTTCAcgaggaaggaagggcagagctCTCCCATGTCTAGAAGCCAGGCAGGGCTGTTTGCCATGCGTGGCCATTTGCAAAGACCCAAAGGACTCCTGTCTCGGTTCCCTCTTGCCCCGTGAATATCctcacacgcacgcacgcacgcacacacgtaCCTCGTGAGACCCGGGAATCTGCCCTAGCCCTCCAGTTCCCGAGTCAAACGACGACCACAGACCACATCATGCCACGGTGCTTGCTCAGGGGAAGGCATGCTCCCTCTGTGGCCTGCTGCCGGGGCCTGGGAGCCCCCCCACTGAGCCCACAATGCCACGGAAATCCTTGTtgaccgcccccccacccccgcaagaGGGGCCTTCCCAGCTGGGAAGAGCTTGGAGTTGACAGCTGCCTCCTGCCATGTCAAGGTCCCCCAGAGCCTTGGGGGctctggggcctgggagggggtgggggtgggactctccttccccaccttcACCCCCCTCCCTCTTTTCACTGTTGCTTTCTATGTATAGCTCCCTAGacctttcacttttttaaaaacgcGTTTTGTGTAGAGAATAAGGAACGTGGATCTTTTTATTTTGCAATCCTGGGCCAGCTAGAAACCCAGAGCTGATTGACCTTTTAACTTTTTTCAGTGGCCACATTTTGGTTATTGATGTACCTAGAAGTATGTAAATTAGATTAAAtttctcttctggaaacaccCCGGGGCAGGCGGCCAGCGTGTGTTTTTCTGTCAAGTGGACAGGCTGGCATTGTCTGTCTGGCAGCCAGGGCTGGGATCGAGCCGCCTCCGCCAAAAGCCCCTGGAAGCCCTGAGTTTTCCCGCTGGCCGCCATGCCCACCAGACCTGTCTGGGGATGCGCCCAAGTTCCCAGCTGTTGGCCCTTGATGGTatgatgggtgggggtgggggctctgtcAGCTGGTGAAGAGTCTCCTGTGAGCCAAGGAGAGGAACCAGGGCTCTGGGCAGCTGGTCTGGGAAGGGAGCCAGGATTGAGAAGTGTTTAAGGCCGGAAGGGCTCTTCTGAGGGCAGGAGCTGTCCAGTGAGGGTGTGGGGGCACtcgctggggtggggggtgaagtaCACAGCTGCTGGGAGGCTTCAGAGAGCTGGGATGGGCCTGCCTTCAAAACATGTGACTTGTCTggagacacatgcaccctgaACCCAACTAACATGAGGGGAAAAAGAGAGCTGCTGGCTCCTTTTcgatgttatttattttctcgttctacaaatgtttattgaacatttcTGAGATTTTAACAGATTTTTGTTGGCTGCTCCTTCTTGTTTATTGCATGTGGTTTTTCAGCTCATCATTTTCACATAAAACAGCCAAGGGCTGAAAAGTGGGAATGACCTCATGGGGCAGGGGCCTCCTCTATTCCCAGCCCTTTTatcctgcgccccccccccccatgtcccTGTCTGGGAAGGAGGGGCAAACAAGCTGTGATAACATGCCTGCAAGAGTGGTCTGGCCTGCATACTTGGCTTTTCTGCTCCTGTGAGATCAGGACACACATCTTGTCTGGTGGAGGAAAGCATCCACTGCTTAAATCTAACCCATGCTGTGGGTGGGCATGTCTGAGAGTTTTGAAAGAGGGGGTGGCATCTCTTGGGATAAGAGCTGATCCAAAGGCATctctttttcaacattttatgcgttagtggggtttttttgtttgtttgtttttaaagtgatgtaaggagttcccattgtggctcagtggtaacaaactcgactggtatccatgaggactcgggttccctccctggcctcactcagtgggtttaaaggatccattgttgccgtgagctgtggtgtatgtaggtcgcagactcggctcaggtctggtgttgctgtggctatggcataggtcagcagctacagctgattcgacccctagcccgggaacttccatatgctgtgggtgtggccctaaaaagccaaaaaaaaaaaagtaaactggatGTAAAAAAAGTTCAAACTATACAAGAACTTATAAAGTAAAATGGGAGGCCCTTCCTCACCCACAGTTGAGCAGTGTCAGTCCTTGAAATGGTCAAATGCAGTTCTTGACACACAGTGATCTTTTCCTAAAATTCATGAGCATACTCCTCCTTTtaagaaattctaggagttcccactaaaATGGCGCaacgggttaaagatctggcgttgctgcagatggggctcagatttgatccctggcctgggaatttccacaggctgtgggtacagcagaaaaaaaaaaaaaaattctactgtcCCTCTTGAGACAGCATTGGATGTTAATCAAGTCATCAAATGAGAGTAAAATATGGCAGTGGTACATGCCAAGGAGAAAGCTATAAGATCCTAGAGAGGAGTGCTGGTAGTTTGCAGGGCAGGCAGGTATCCCTAAGGGTGACACTGAAATGAGGCCCACAGTTAGAGTGCACATTAATCAGAGCTTCATATGCTTCATATATGGAGTTTCTCAATGCACCATGACCCATGGGGCAGCAAATTCTGCATAAGCCTCATTTTTGAATAAGGAGTTGTTAAAGATATTTTATCATGGAGAATTCCAACCATACAAAAgtggaatggggagttcccgtcgtggcgcagtggttaatgaatccgactaggaaccatgaggttgcgggttcggtccctgcccttgctcagtgggttaaggatccggcgttaccgtgagctgtggtgtaggttgcagacgtggctcggatcctgcgttgctgtggctctggcgtaggccggtggctacagctccgattggacccctagcctgggaatctccatatgccgcgggagcggcccaagaaatagcaaaaaaagaccaaaaaaagtggaATGGTAAAAGGAACTATCATCTACTCAACAGTTATAAATTCATGACCAATCTCTTCAGCTGTAAACCCTCTGTgcccttctccctttcccccatCTGAATTATGGTGAAGCACATCCTGGTCATCAGTCAGATCAGTTAATCTCTTAATATTTCCGCATATTTCTCTGAAGGATATGGACTTAAAAAGTGCAATTGTTAAACTAAAGAAAGGGACAGTTCTTCAATATCAATTAATGTCAGCAGCACcatactttaaaacaaacttttaaagtaaaaccaaaaaaaatagtcATACAGTTTGAATTCGCACAAACACACAAGTACAGTTtacagtgtctacagctctgtcAAGTCATCTCCTAGAAGATATGAGATGTCTCTGACAGTGGGTCCCACACACCCAGTGCGGGTGCTGGGGACAGCCTGGCTGGGCTACTGCAGGGGTTCTAAAGTCCAAAACAAACAGGTTTAGAGAGGAAGTTCCCACTTTAACACTTGTGTCAAGGATCATGAGTGATGAAGTCCAAGcctcaattttatcttttaaatggggatttttaaaagagtttccTTGTAGATATGAAGGAGCATTTACAtgataatacaaatatatatagcatatatgtaatataaacatGCTATATATTTGTTATGTAATGGTAGATAACCAAATGCAACATTTCAGCACACCTGGCACTgggctgaatttttaaaatttcttctttgggtgcaccccccccaacacacacacatgcagaaatCCCTGGGCTGGAGGTCCAACTGTGCCCCAGGAGCTACCTGAGAttctgcagtgacaacaggattcttaacctacagagccacaagagaactctgactgatttcttttttctgctttttagggccgcacctgtggcatatggaggttcccccagctaagggtcaaattggagctgtggcccatgccacagctacaatcACAGCAACTCCACTTCCcacccgcgtctgcaaccttcaccacagctcacagcagcgccagatcgttatcacactgagcaaggccagagatggaacctgcatcctcatggatccaggTCGGgtttgtttcggctgagccacaacaggaattcggAATGAATTATTTACATTTATCTCACATGTCTGACCATGTGCCCCGTATCTTGTTTGGCGCTTAGTTATAATTTTCATTCCAACATGGCTCTACCGGGTTCGTTATGAAGGCCAGAGAAGTCAGAAATAGTCTAGGTTGCCATAATACCCTCGAGGCAAAGCCGGGATTGGAGCAGCACCCTGAGCTGTTGAGCCGGCTCCCTCTGGCGGGCTTCCAGGACACAGGCCCACCTCCCGCCCGGCCCCGCTTGGGCCTCAGGTCTTTCCGTAGTGCACAGCTCCTCCCCTTCGAACTCTACAGGATTCCACCTCCCGGCCGTCTTCTCTCAGCCAATAACCGTAGTGTCGGCATAACGAGAGGCGGGAATAGGGCGGGGCGATCATGAGATTGACGGTGCCCTCAGCCACGGGCATAGGGACTCTCCGAGATCGACAGCAAGGTCATCCAACAAGCGTGAAGCTAGGGTCCGGCGTGAGCCAATGCGGTCGGGAGGCGGGGCTCAGCTGTGTGTAGAAGGGGCTTGGGGGATTGTCGCCGCTATCGCGGCTTTGGACGCGTGGAACCCCCTGCTGTAGTCTTCAGGTGTAGTGTTAGCTGCTGCCATGAGCTACACAGGTGAGCCTGGCAGGGTAGGGGTCGGGCTCCGGGTGGGGAGGGACAGGGGTGTGCCAGGGCCGGGCCAGGCTTGTCCGCGACTCCCCCGGGGCTTGGACACTACTCTTTCTGCGGTCACAAAATGGCGCCGTGGGCCCGTCGCCTCAGTTTCGCGCCCCTCTCGTCTCGGCGTCTCAGGTTCTCTGTCCTGGCAGCTTTGGGTCTCGGCTCCTGGCCGCCCTAAGTCTTGTCTTCTGTCATCTATATCTGTGGTCCTCGGCCTCGGTTCCTGAGTACTCTCG comes from the Phacochoerus africanus isolate WHEZ1 chromosome 4, ROS_Pafr_v1, whole genome shotgun sequence genome and includes:
- the WIZ gene encoding protein Wiz isoform X1; this translates as MDGPLVGGLAAPDRPRGPERLPGPAPREDIEGGAEVAEGEGCIFRSTHYLPVTKESPRDILDGRGGISDGQPHPGLSEALPRATSATHRISSCCWDGGSLDFQPGSPPSHPLGHFPGPPDGQGSWDHPLVQEAGEGIPSEQRFEDSVIVRTMKPHAELEGSRRFLYHQGESKLLEKFPRGCPKFDWLPDADEQAPLRDAGLHLDLPSQPPPPLTSFRTVLVPVEDTTKTLDVPVVGTREHLADLEGLAQPPEWSLPRSASEVATQTWTVNSEASVERLQPLLPPGRSRPYLCDLLEEVAAGVTSPDEDEDEEPAVFPCIECSIYFKQKEHLLEHMSQHRRAPGQEPPAELAPLACGECGWAFADPGALEQHRQLHQASREKIIEEIQKLKQVPGDEGREARLQCPKCVFGTNSSKAFVQHAKLHMREPQGQAAKEPFGGGSRAGSPGPDATSLTYHAFRDSSGLSACVFCGFPAPSESLLREHVRLVHAHPHWEEDGEAFEEDPASQPGTSQDAYTHFPHAAEDYFGKAETLLAPTWRENPAGYDPSLAFGPSFQQLGMRDFPPLKPLPHSSGQGPLGRPAFPSPLASAPYSFQPSRSKSAVHLQGLPAQLGDQRHPWSEEEEEENIPLASEMDFSPENGIFALPATPSLIPQSALELKQTFREALQTAEASRAQQQQLCEMVPIVLVAKLGPQVMAAAARAPPRLQPEELGLGGAHPLDFLLLDTPLGGPLGLDTFLDGDPAVALKHEERKCPYCPDRFHNGIGLANHVRGHLNRVGVSYNVRHFISAEEVKAIERRFSFQKKKKKVANFDPGTFSLMRCDFCGAGFDTRAGLSSHARAHLRDFGITNWELTVSPINILQELLATSAAERSPSPLCHEPGVLPSGFLTSRRPRIPLPVPFPPWAEDPGPAYGDGLGSEENTMVAMDLGSPSLPKKSLPVPGALEQVANRLSSRVAAEVPHGSKQELPDLRAQSLTTCEVCGACFETRKGLSSHARSHLRQLGVAESESSGAPIDLLYELVKQKGLPDTPLGLPPGLTKKSSSPKEVVAGAPRPGLLALAKPLDAPAVNKAIKSPPGFSAKGLAHPPSSPLLKKASLALAGSPTPKNPEDKSPQLSLSPRPTSPKTQWPQSEDEGPLNLTLDSDGGRELDCQLCGAWFETRKGLSSHARAHLRHLGVSDPDAKGSPIDVLHGLIRRDGVQIRLPPGRGALAQLGRPPPSAALSLLPPPPSAKKAKLKAAGMASPWGKQDLSAAAAAGIFWASDVEPSPLNLSSGPEPARDIRCEFCGEFFENRKGLSSHARSHLRQMGVTEWYVNGSPIDTLREILKRRTQSRPGGPPNPSGPSPKALAKVVGSGGPGSSLEARSPADLHLSPLAKKLPPPPGSPLGHSPTASPPPTARKMFPGLSSPSLPKKLKPEQMRVEIKREMLPGALHGEPHPSEGPWVASREDLTPLNLSSRAEPVRDIRCEFCGEFFENRKGLSSHARSHLRQMGVTEWSVNGSPIDTLREILKKKSKPCLIKKEPPAGDLAPALAEDGPPTVAPGPLQAPLPLAPMAGRLGKPGAGPAQVPRELSLAPITGAKPSATGYLGSVAAKRPLQEDRLLSAEVKAKTYIQTELPFKAKTLHEKTSHSSTEACCELCGLYFENRKALASHARAHLRQFGVTEWCVNGSPIETLSEWIKHRPQKVGAYRSYIQGGRPFTKKFRSAGHGRDGDKRLPLGLAPGGLAVVGRSAGGEPGPEAGRAADSGERPLAASPPGTVKAEEHQRQNINKFERRQARPPDASAARGGEEANDLQQKLEEVRQPPPRVRPVPSLVPRPPQTSLVKFVGNIYTLKCRFCEVEFQGPLSIQEEWVRHLQRHILEMNFSKADPPPEEPQAPQAQTAATEAP